Proteins encoded together in one Cicer arietinum cultivar CDC Frontier isolate Library 1 chromosome 4, Cicar.CDCFrontier_v2.0, whole genome shotgun sequence window:
- the LOC101496762 gene encoding uncharacterized protein isoform X1, with the protein MKFSVRLESVVFQLTPTRTRFDLVITVNGKTEKIASGLLSPFLSQLKAAQDQIGKGGYSIVLVPEHASDATWFTKGTIERFVRFVSTPEILERVYTLESEILQIEEAIAIQGNHSIGISLIEENQIKQVENTEGTFERTSRKFKQESNVEKAVVSYKSDAQPPEANGSTSLQGKSKVQLLRVLETRKSVLHKEQGMAFARAVAAGFDIDYIPALMSFAECFEASRLMDACKKFTSLWKRKHESGLWLGVATSEATPNHADFSATNTSGVLLPNNMVNTSNTEMNLESNGGNKNSGNQDNIQGQFPNHGFSPWPVHYPPDALPVYHPYPVEGVPYYPTYPGNSQFMQPGCPPMDDPRLHAGQSMQHRRHSMDSRHNNTESENWDIETSKTRVQGEVDMKKEGLQTGDRRKKASRLDRRKSDTVVIQNINYITKIKSSSGSGSYSDSAIETDEDKDIQEPVKTSKRRGSGKASLKRLNSTDKEEIDYAKEADGAHWQAFQNYLLRGVDEDRHAIDQNQYEAEKADHVRRKKHVAVNDPLDFTERNPIDIDLEFPKVYTEEEKRKISNYQSDELSLMPDRGADKRSIDYDRALDYEMQAQVVSGSSQDKKNKGVLAHTKPGTKTLDKEQKSKPTPSSSDRKKTVGPIRRGKANKPSPLDEARARAERLRKYKADLQKMKKEKEEEDIKRLEALKKERQKRITARSSLATTKSQMSSQQTKKQFETKFLPSVHKGSKFSDSEPRSSLPFQRFPIRAASGGSNDSSKALKTGRLNSGSHSVTSKLRQSVPPLPEPKQEKGDGATNTKASMTRIRRFSEPKMSTIRPTSSVKPRTSRTISRTKATDETERRKISAIVNYDKDKIATLPELKIRISKANNTIQDRSSIKEKTQKLYGNKPSMNSEGALLKKSEIGISSIDAGDDNPIIDKTVVMLECGKKPSAPDVSNEKSRGKTVIAKRQYDNDKVMEKTEIVSNDVGVRAPASSLRTNVVDIETSENQSQVKPVSTKVKMNNTEKEPAKSSSTRIAEGTYRASYSRGSSLEDHCTQNSGYGKTPPMSLETASIGTETFRGHVSDTRNSTLEKILEVNENPQVKESPKGLRRLLKFGRKNHNSATGSSMESGNAIGANGSSNEVPTLKNLLSRDETLSTNATPQKSTRSFSLLSPFRNNSREKKIMTA; encoded by the exons ATGAAGTTTTCAGTAAGGTTGGAATCAGTTGTGTTTCAGCTTACACCAACTAGAACAAG GTTTGATTTGGTCATAACTGTGAATGGAAAGACGGAGAAAATTGCGTCAGGTTTGCTCAGTCCATTTCTATCCCAATTGAAGGCTGCTCAAGACCAAATAGGTAAAGGTGGTTATTCAATTGTTCTTGTGCCGGAGCATGCAAGTGATGCCACGTGGTTTACCAAGGGAACTATTGAAAG GTTTGTTCGCTTTGTGAGTACACCTGAGATACTGGAACGTGTATATACTTTAGAATCCGAAATCTTACAAATTGAAGAGGCAATTGCAATTCAAGGAAATCATTCCATAGGGATTAGCCTT ATCGAAGAAAACCAAATAAAACAAGTGGAAAACACTGAAGGGACTTTTGAAAGGACAA GTAGGAAATTTAAGCAGGAGAGTAATGTAGAGAAAGCAGTTGTTTCTTACAAG TCTGATGCACAGCCACCTGAAGCAAATGGAAGCACGTCGTTACAAGGAAAATCAAA AGTTCAGCTTTTGAGAGTCCTGGAGACACGTAAGTCAGTGCTGCATAAAGAGCAAGGAATGGCATTTGCACGTGCTGTTGCTGCTGGTTTTGACATTGACTACATACCAGCTTTGATGTCATTTGCTGAATGCTTTGAAGCGTCGCGTTTGAT GGATGCATGTAAAAAATTCACGTCTCTATGGAAAAGAAAGCATGAAAGTGGACTATGGCTTGGAGTTGCAACTTCTGAAGCAACGCCTAATCATGCAGATTTCTCTGCAACAAATACATCAGGCGTTTTACTTCCGAACAATATGGTCAATACATCCAACACTGAAATGAACTTAGAAAGTAATGGTGGGAATAAAAACTCAG GCAACCAAGATAATATTCAAGGTCAATTTCCTAATCATGGGTTCTCCCCTTGGCCTGTTCATTATCCACCAGATGCTTTGCCGGTGTATCATCCATATCCAGTCGAAGGCGTGCCCTACTATCCGACTTATCCAGGAAACAGCCAGTTTATGCAGCCAGGTTGTCCGCCTATGGATGATCCAAGATTACATGCTGGTCAAAGTATGCAACATAGAAGACATTCCATGGATAGTAGACACAACAATACTGAATCCGAAAATTGGGACATAGAAACTTCGAAAACGAGGGTTCAGGGTGAAGTGGATATGAAGAAGGAAGGTTTACAGACCGGAGACCGAAGGAAAAAGGCTAGCCGATTAGATAGACGTAAGTCTGACACAGTGGTCATCCAGAATATCAATtacataacaaagataaaaagTTCGTCTGGAAGTGGATCATATTCTGATTCTGCAATTGAAACTGATGAAGATAAAGATATTCAAGAACCTGTGAAGACCTCAAAAAGAAGAGGATCCGGTAAGGCATCTTTGAAGAGGTTGAATTCAACTGATAAGGAAGAAATAGACTATGCGAAGGAAGCAGATGGAGCACATTGGCAAGCAttccaaaattatttattgagaGGTGTAGATGAGGATAGACATGCCATTGACCAAAACCAGTATGAAGCGGAAAAGGCTGATCACgtgagaagaaaaaaacatgTTGCGGTCAATGATCCTTTAGATTTTACCGAGAGAAATCCTATTGACATTGACTTGGAGTTCCCAAAGGTGTATACGGAGGAAGAAAAACGGAAAATTTCCAATTATCAATCAGATGAATTGAGCTTGATGCCTGACCGAGGAGCTGATAAAAGGTCAATAGATTATGACCGTGCACTAGACTATGAAATGCAGGCCCAAGTTGTAAGTGGTTCTTCACAAGATAAGAAGAACAAAGGGGTATTGGCTCACACCAAACCAGGAACTAAAACGTTGGATAAGGAGCAGAAATCGAAACCTACTCCAAGTAGTTCTGATAGAAAAAAGACAGTTGGGCCAATAAGAAGAGGAAAGGCTAATAAACCAAGTCCATTGGATGAAGCACGTGCGCGTGCTGAAAGACTACGAAAATACAAAGCTGATCTCCAGAAAATGAAGAAAGAGAAG GAAGAGGAAGATATAAAACGCCTCGAGGCTTTAAAGAAGGAGAGGCAAAAGAGAATCACTGCTCGGAGTAGCCTGGCAACTACCAAGTCACAAATGTCATCACAGCAAACCAAGAAACAGTTTGAAACGAAATTTTTGCCGAGCGTGCATAAAGGATCAAAATTTAGTGATTCTGAGCCAAGATCATCCTTACCCTTCCAAAGGTTCCCCATCAGAGCTGCTTCTGGCGGATCCAATGATTCTTCAAAGGCCTTGAAAACCGGCAGATTGAATTCCGGTAGCCACTCAGTTACAAGCAAATTAAGGCAGTCTGTGCCTCCTCTTCCTGAACCTAAGCAAGAGAAGGGCGATGGTGCAACCAATACTAAGGCATCAATGACACGCATTAGAAGATTCTCAGAACCTAAAATGAGTACCATTCGTCCGACTTCATCAGTTAAACCACGAACCTCTAGGACAATTTCAAGGACAAAAGCAACTGATGAGACAGAGAGAAGAAAGATTTCTGCTATTGTGAATTATGATAAAGACAAGATTGCGACCCTTCCAGAACTGAAAATCAGAATATCTAAAGCAAATAACACTATCCAAGACAGATCATCAATTAAAGAGAAGACACAAAAGCTTTATGGCAACAAGCCTTCTATGAATTCCGAAGGTGCCTTGTTGAAGAAAAGTGAAATTGGAATTTCATCCATTGATGCTGGAGATGACAATCCTATAATTGATAAGACTGTTGTGATGCTTGAGTGTGGAAAAAAACCTTCTGCCCCTGATGTAAGCAATGAGAAATCAAGAGGAAAAACAGTGATAGCAAAGAGACAGTATGACAATGATAAAGTAATGGAGAAAACTGAGATAGTATCAAATGACGTTGGTGTTCGTGCACCGGCTTCATCCTTAAGAACAAATGTGGTAGACATAGAAACCTCAGAGAACCAATCACAAGTGAAACCTGTATCCACCAAG GTTAAAATGAATAATACAGAGAAAGAACCTGCAAAATCATCTAGCACACGTATTGCCGAGGGAACATATCGTGCCTCGTATTCTCGAGGTTCTTCATTAGAAGATCATTGTACACAGAATTCTGGGTATGGTAAAACACCTCCCATGAGCTTGGAGACTGCATCAATTGGTACAGAGACTTTCAGGGGACACGTGTCTGACACCAGAAACTCAACGCTTGAGAAGATTCTTGAGGTAAATGAGAATCCTCAGGTGAAGGAGTCACCAAAAGGATTGAGACGACTGTTAAAGTTTGGAAGAAAGAATCACAACTCAGCTACTGGGAGCAGCATGGAATCAGGTAATGCGATTGGAGCAAATGGTTCCTCCAATGAAG TTCCCACTTTGAAGAATTTGCTCTCTCGAGATGAAACTCTCTCAACCAATGCGACTCCTCAAAAGT CTACTCGCTCTTTCTCGTTGTTATCACCTTTTCGGAACAACAGCagagaaaaaaagataatgaCGGCTTGA
- the LOC101496762 gene encoding uncharacterized protein isoform X2, with product MKFSVRLESVVFQLTPTRTRFDLVITVNGKTEKIASGLLSPFLSQLKAAQDQIGKGGYSIVLVPEHASDATWFTKGTIERFVRFVSTPEILERVYTLESEILQIEEAIAIQGNHSIGISLIEENQIKQVENTEGTFERTSRKFKQESNVEKAVVSYKSDAQPPEANGSTSLQGKSKVQLLRVLETRKSVLHKEQGMAFARAVAAGFDIDYIPALMSFAECFEASRLMDACKKFTSLWKRKHESGLWLGVATSEATPNHADFSATNTSGVLLPNNMVNTSNTEMNLESNGGNKNSGNQDNIQGQFPNHGFSPWPVHYPPDALPVYHPYPVEGVPYYPTYPGNSQFMQPGCPPMDDPRLHAGQSMQHRRHSMDSRHNNTESENWDIETSKTRVQGEVDMKKEGLQTGDRRKKASRLDRRKSDTVVIQNINYITKIKSSSGSGSYSDSAIETDEDKDIQEPVKTSKRRGSGKASLKRLNSTDKEEIDYAKEADGAHWQAFQNYLLRGVDEDRHAIDQNQYEAEKADHVRRKKHVAVNDPLDFTERNPIDIDLEFPKVYTEEEKRKISNYQSDELSLMPDRGADKRSIDYDRALDYEMQAQVVSGSSQDKKNKGVLAHTKPGTKTLDKEQKSKPTPSSSDRKKTVGPIRRGKANKPSPLDEARARAERLRKYKADLQKMKKEKEEEDIKRLEALKKERQKRITARSSLATTKSQMSSQQTKKQFETKFLPSVHKGSKFSDSEPRSSLPFQRFPIRAASGGSNDSSKALKTGRLNSGSHSVTSKLRQSVPPLPEPKQEKGDGATNTKASMTRIRRFSEPKMSTIRPTSSVKPRTSRTISRTKATDETERRKISAIVNYDKDKIATLPELKIRISKANNTIQDRSSIKEKTQKLYGNKPSMNSEGALLKKSEIGISSIDAGDDNPIIDKTVVMLECGKKPSAPDVSNEKSRGKTVIAKRQYDNDKVMEKTEIVSNDVGVRAPASSLRTNVVDIETSENQSQVKPVSTKVKMNNTEKEPAKSSSTRIAEGTYRASYSRGSSLEDHCTQNSGYGKTPPMSLETASIGTETFRGHVSDTRNSTLEKILEVNENPQVKESPKGLRRLLKFGRKNHNSATGSSMESVPTLKNLLSRDETLSTNATPQKSTRSFSLLSPFRNNSREKKIMTA from the exons ATGAAGTTTTCAGTAAGGTTGGAATCAGTTGTGTTTCAGCTTACACCAACTAGAACAAG GTTTGATTTGGTCATAACTGTGAATGGAAAGACGGAGAAAATTGCGTCAGGTTTGCTCAGTCCATTTCTATCCCAATTGAAGGCTGCTCAAGACCAAATAGGTAAAGGTGGTTATTCAATTGTTCTTGTGCCGGAGCATGCAAGTGATGCCACGTGGTTTACCAAGGGAACTATTGAAAG GTTTGTTCGCTTTGTGAGTACACCTGAGATACTGGAACGTGTATATACTTTAGAATCCGAAATCTTACAAATTGAAGAGGCAATTGCAATTCAAGGAAATCATTCCATAGGGATTAGCCTT ATCGAAGAAAACCAAATAAAACAAGTGGAAAACACTGAAGGGACTTTTGAAAGGACAA GTAGGAAATTTAAGCAGGAGAGTAATGTAGAGAAAGCAGTTGTTTCTTACAAG TCTGATGCACAGCCACCTGAAGCAAATGGAAGCACGTCGTTACAAGGAAAATCAAA AGTTCAGCTTTTGAGAGTCCTGGAGACACGTAAGTCAGTGCTGCATAAAGAGCAAGGAATGGCATTTGCACGTGCTGTTGCTGCTGGTTTTGACATTGACTACATACCAGCTTTGATGTCATTTGCTGAATGCTTTGAAGCGTCGCGTTTGAT GGATGCATGTAAAAAATTCACGTCTCTATGGAAAAGAAAGCATGAAAGTGGACTATGGCTTGGAGTTGCAACTTCTGAAGCAACGCCTAATCATGCAGATTTCTCTGCAACAAATACATCAGGCGTTTTACTTCCGAACAATATGGTCAATACATCCAACACTGAAATGAACTTAGAAAGTAATGGTGGGAATAAAAACTCAG GCAACCAAGATAATATTCAAGGTCAATTTCCTAATCATGGGTTCTCCCCTTGGCCTGTTCATTATCCACCAGATGCTTTGCCGGTGTATCATCCATATCCAGTCGAAGGCGTGCCCTACTATCCGACTTATCCAGGAAACAGCCAGTTTATGCAGCCAGGTTGTCCGCCTATGGATGATCCAAGATTACATGCTGGTCAAAGTATGCAACATAGAAGACATTCCATGGATAGTAGACACAACAATACTGAATCCGAAAATTGGGACATAGAAACTTCGAAAACGAGGGTTCAGGGTGAAGTGGATATGAAGAAGGAAGGTTTACAGACCGGAGACCGAAGGAAAAAGGCTAGCCGATTAGATAGACGTAAGTCTGACACAGTGGTCATCCAGAATATCAATtacataacaaagataaaaagTTCGTCTGGAAGTGGATCATATTCTGATTCTGCAATTGAAACTGATGAAGATAAAGATATTCAAGAACCTGTGAAGACCTCAAAAAGAAGAGGATCCGGTAAGGCATCTTTGAAGAGGTTGAATTCAACTGATAAGGAAGAAATAGACTATGCGAAGGAAGCAGATGGAGCACATTGGCAAGCAttccaaaattatttattgagaGGTGTAGATGAGGATAGACATGCCATTGACCAAAACCAGTATGAAGCGGAAAAGGCTGATCACgtgagaagaaaaaaacatgTTGCGGTCAATGATCCTTTAGATTTTACCGAGAGAAATCCTATTGACATTGACTTGGAGTTCCCAAAGGTGTATACGGAGGAAGAAAAACGGAAAATTTCCAATTATCAATCAGATGAATTGAGCTTGATGCCTGACCGAGGAGCTGATAAAAGGTCAATAGATTATGACCGTGCACTAGACTATGAAATGCAGGCCCAAGTTGTAAGTGGTTCTTCACAAGATAAGAAGAACAAAGGGGTATTGGCTCACACCAAACCAGGAACTAAAACGTTGGATAAGGAGCAGAAATCGAAACCTACTCCAAGTAGTTCTGATAGAAAAAAGACAGTTGGGCCAATAAGAAGAGGAAAGGCTAATAAACCAAGTCCATTGGATGAAGCACGTGCGCGTGCTGAAAGACTACGAAAATACAAAGCTGATCTCCAGAAAATGAAGAAAGAGAAG GAAGAGGAAGATATAAAACGCCTCGAGGCTTTAAAGAAGGAGAGGCAAAAGAGAATCACTGCTCGGAGTAGCCTGGCAACTACCAAGTCACAAATGTCATCACAGCAAACCAAGAAACAGTTTGAAACGAAATTTTTGCCGAGCGTGCATAAAGGATCAAAATTTAGTGATTCTGAGCCAAGATCATCCTTACCCTTCCAAAGGTTCCCCATCAGAGCTGCTTCTGGCGGATCCAATGATTCTTCAAAGGCCTTGAAAACCGGCAGATTGAATTCCGGTAGCCACTCAGTTACAAGCAAATTAAGGCAGTCTGTGCCTCCTCTTCCTGAACCTAAGCAAGAGAAGGGCGATGGTGCAACCAATACTAAGGCATCAATGACACGCATTAGAAGATTCTCAGAACCTAAAATGAGTACCATTCGTCCGACTTCATCAGTTAAACCACGAACCTCTAGGACAATTTCAAGGACAAAAGCAACTGATGAGACAGAGAGAAGAAAGATTTCTGCTATTGTGAATTATGATAAAGACAAGATTGCGACCCTTCCAGAACTGAAAATCAGAATATCTAAAGCAAATAACACTATCCAAGACAGATCATCAATTAAAGAGAAGACACAAAAGCTTTATGGCAACAAGCCTTCTATGAATTCCGAAGGTGCCTTGTTGAAGAAAAGTGAAATTGGAATTTCATCCATTGATGCTGGAGATGACAATCCTATAATTGATAAGACTGTTGTGATGCTTGAGTGTGGAAAAAAACCTTCTGCCCCTGATGTAAGCAATGAGAAATCAAGAGGAAAAACAGTGATAGCAAAGAGACAGTATGACAATGATAAAGTAATGGAGAAAACTGAGATAGTATCAAATGACGTTGGTGTTCGTGCACCGGCTTCATCCTTAAGAACAAATGTGGTAGACATAGAAACCTCAGAGAACCAATCACAAGTGAAACCTGTATCCACCAAG GTTAAAATGAATAATACAGAGAAAGAACCTGCAAAATCATCTAGCACACGTATTGCCGAGGGAACATATCGTGCCTCGTATTCTCGAGGTTCTTCATTAGAAGATCATTGTACACAGAATTCTGGGTATGGTAAAACACCTCCCATGAGCTTGGAGACTGCATCAATTGGTACAGAGACTTTCAGGGGACACGTGTCTGACACCAGAAACTCAACGCTTGAGAAGATTCTTGAGGTAAATGAGAATCCTCAGGTGAAGGAGTCACCAAAAGGATTGAGACGACTGTTAAAGTTTGGAAGAAAGAATCACAACTCAGCTACTGGGAGCAGCATGGAATCAG TTCCCACTTTGAAGAATTTGCTCTCTCGAGATGAAACTCTCTCAACCAATGCGACTCCTCAAAAGT CTACTCGCTCTTTCTCGTTGTTATCACCTTTTCGGAACAACAGCagagaaaaaaagataatgaCGGCTTGA
- the LOC101496762 gene encoding uncharacterized protein isoform X3: MAFARAVAAGFDIDYIPALMSFAECFEASRLMDACKKFTSLWKRKHESGLWLGVATSEATPNHADFSATNTSGVLLPNNMVNTSNTEMNLESNGGNKNSGNQDNIQGQFPNHGFSPWPVHYPPDALPVYHPYPVEGVPYYPTYPGNSQFMQPGCPPMDDPRLHAGQSMQHRRHSMDSRHNNTESENWDIETSKTRVQGEVDMKKEGLQTGDRRKKASRLDRRKSDTVVIQNINYITKIKSSSGSGSYSDSAIETDEDKDIQEPVKTSKRRGSGKASLKRLNSTDKEEIDYAKEADGAHWQAFQNYLLRGVDEDRHAIDQNQYEAEKADHVRRKKHVAVNDPLDFTERNPIDIDLEFPKVYTEEEKRKISNYQSDELSLMPDRGADKRSIDYDRALDYEMQAQVVSGSSQDKKNKGVLAHTKPGTKTLDKEQKSKPTPSSSDRKKTVGPIRRGKANKPSPLDEARARAERLRKYKADLQKMKKEKEEEDIKRLEALKKERQKRITARSSLATTKSQMSSQQTKKQFETKFLPSVHKGSKFSDSEPRSSLPFQRFPIRAASGGSNDSSKALKTGRLNSGSHSVTSKLRQSVPPLPEPKQEKGDGATNTKASMTRIRRFSEPKMSTIRPTSSVKPRTSRTISRTKATDETERRKISAIVNYDKDKIATLPELKIRISKANNTIQDRSSIKEKTQKLYGNKPSMNSEGALLKKSEIGISSIDAGDDNPIIDKTVVMLECGKKPSAPDVSNEKSRGKTVIAKRQYDNDKVMEKTEIVSNDVGVRAPASSLRTNVVDIETSENQSQVKPVSTKVKMNNTEKEPAKSSSTRIAEGTYRASYSRGSSLEDHCTQNSGYGKTPPMSLETASIGTETFRGHVSDTRNSTLEKILEVNENPQVKESPKGLRRLLKFGRKNHNSATGSSMESGNAIGANGSSNEVPTLKNLLSRDETLSTNATPQKSTRSFSLLSPFRNNSREKKIMTA; encoded by the exons ATGGCATTTGCACGTGCTGTTGCTGCTGGTTTTGACATTGACTACATACCAGCTTTGATGTCATTTGCTGAATGCTTTGAAGCGTCGCGTTTGAT GGATGCATGTAAAAAATTCACGTCTCTATGGAAAAGAAAGCATGAAAGTGGACTATGGCTTGGAGTTGCAACTTCTGAAGCAACGCCTAATCATGCAGATTTCTCTGCAACAAATACATCAGGCGTTTTACTTCCGAACAATATGGTCAATACATCCAACACTGAAATGAACTTAGAAAGTAATGGTGGGAATAAAAACTCAG GCAACCAAGATAATATTCAAGGTCAATTTCCTAATCATGGGTTCTCCCCTTGGCCTGTTCATTATCCACCAGATGCTTTGCCGGTGTATCATCCATATCCAGTCGAAGGCGTGCCCTACTATCCGACTTATCCAGGAAACAGCCAGTTTATGCAGCCAGGTTGTCCGCCTATGGATGATCCAAGATTACATGCTGGTCAAAGTATGCAACATAGAAGACATTCCATGGATAGTAGACACAACAATACTGAATCCGAAAATTGGGACATAGAAACTTCGAAAACGAGGGTTCAGGGTGAAGTGGATATGAAGAAGGAAGGTTTACAGACCGGAGACCGAAGGAAAAAGGCTAGCCGATTAGATAGACGTAAGTCTGACACAGTGGTCATCCAGAATATCAATtacataacaaagataaaaagTTCGTCTGGAAGTGGATCATATTCTGATTCTGCAATTGAAACTGATGAAGATAAAGATATTCAAGAACCTGTGAAGACCTCAAAAAGAAGAGGATCCGGTAAGGCATCTTTGAAGAGGTTGAATTCAACTGATAAGGAAGAAATAGACTATGCGAAGGAAGCAGATGGAGCACATTGGCAAGCAttccaaaattatttattgagaGGTGTAGATGAGGATAGACATGCCATTGACCAAAACCAGTATGAAGCGGAAAAGGCTGATCACgtgagaagaaaaaaacatgTTGCGGTCAATGATCCTTTAGATTTTACCGAGAGAAATCCTATTGACATTGACTTGGAGTTCCCAAAGGTGTATACGGAGGAAGAAAAACGGAAAATTTCCAATTATCAATCAGATGAATTGAGCTTGATGCCTGACCGAGGAGCTGATAAAAGGTCAATAGATTATGACCGTGCACTAGACTATGAAATGCAGGCCCAAGTTGTAAGTGGTTCTTCACAAGATAAGAAGAACAAAGGGGTATTGGCTCACACCAAACCAGGAACTAAAACGTTGGATAAGGAGCAGAAATCGAAACCTACTCCAAGTAGTTCTGATAGAAAAAAGACAGTTGGGCCAATAAGAAGAGGAAAGGCTAATAAACCAAGTCCATTGGATGAAGCACGTGCGCGTGCTGAAAGACTACGAAAATACAAAGCTGATCTCCAGAAAATGAAGAAAGAGAAG GAAGAGGAAGATATAAAACGCCTCGAGGCTTTAAAGAAGGAGAGGCAAAAGAGAATCACTGCTCGGAGTAGCCTGGCAACTACCAAGTCACAAATGTCATCACAGCAAACCAAGAAACAGTTTGAAACGAAATTTTTGCCGAGCGTGCATAAAGGATCAAAATTTAGTGATTCTGAGCCAAGATCATCCTTACCCTTCCAAAGGTTCCCCATCAGAGCTGCTTCTGGCGGATCCAATGATTCTTCAAAGGCCTTGAAAACCGGCAGATTGAATTCCGGTAGCCACTCAGTTACAAGCAAATTAAGGCAGTCTGTGCCTCCTCTTCCTGAACCTAAGCAAGAGAAGGGCGATGGTGCAACCAATACTAAGGCATCAATGACACGCATTAGAAGATTCTCAGAACCTAAAATGAGTACCATTCGTCCGACTTCATCAGTTAAACCACGAACCTCTAGGACAATTTCAAGGACAAAAGCAACTGATGAGACAGAGAGAAGAAAGATTTCTGCTATTGTGAATTATGATAAAGACAAGATTGCGACCCTTCCAGAACTGAAAATCAGAATATCTAAAGCAAATAACACTATCCAAGACAGATCATCAATTAAAGAGAAGACACAAAAGCTTTATGGCAACAAGCCTTCTATGAATTCCGAAGGTGCCTTGTTGAAGAAAAGTGAAATTGGAATTTCATCCATTGATGCTGGAGATGACAATCCTATAATTGATAAGACTGTTGTGATGCTTGAGTGTGGAAAAAAACCTTCTGCCCCTGATGTAAGCAATGAGAAATCAAGAGGAAAAACAGTGATAGCAAAGAGACAGTATGACAATGATAAAGTAATGGAGAAAACTGAGATAGTATCAAATGACGTTGGTGTTCGTGCACCGGCTTCATCCTTAAGAACAAATGTGGTAGACATAGAAACCTCAGAGAACCAATCACAAGTGAAACCTGTATCCACCAAG GTTAAAATGAATAATACAGAGAAAGAACCTGCAAAATCATCTAGCACACGTATTGCCGAGGGAACATATCGTGCCTCGTATTCTCGAGGTTCTTCATTAGAAGATCATTGTACACAGAATTCTGGGTATGGTAAAACACCTCCCATGAGCTTGGAGACTGCATCAATTGGTACAGAGACTTTCAGGGGACACGTGTCTGACACCAGAAACTCAACGCTTGAGAAGATTCTTGAGGTAAATGAGAATCCTCAGGTGAAGGAGTCACCAAAAGGATTGAGACGACTGTTAAAGTTTGGAAGAAAGAATCACAACTCAGCTACTGGGAGCAGCATGGAATCAGGTAATGCGATTGGAGCAAATGGTTCCTCCAATGAAG TTCCCACTTTGAAGAATTTGCTCTCTCGAGATGAAACTCTCTCAACCAATGCGACTCCTCAAAAGT CTACTCGCTCTTTCTCGTTGTTATCACCTTTTCGGAACAACAGCagagaaaaaaagataatgaCGGCTTGA